One region of Ornithinibacter aureus genomic DNA includes:
- a CDS encoding nucleotide sugar dehydrogenase codes for MRITVVGLGKIGLPLSVQFARRGHRVFGADASAVTVAKVNAGEAPFPGEDHLPEYLRAVVRSGDLRATTDTAEAVSHSDVVVVVVPLFVDDEARPDFGWLDSATDDIARGLRPGTLVSYETTLPVGTTRDRWKPRLEAGSGLVEGVDFHLVFSPERVLTGRVFADLRKYPKLIGGLSPQGAARAVEFYESALQFDERPDLDRPNGVWNLGSAEAAEMAKLAETTYRDVNIGLANQFGAFAARVGIDVYEVIEASNSQPYSHIHRPGIAVGGHCIPVYPRLYLWNDPEATVVRAAREANAAMPSYTVGLAVGAAGGDLTGQRVAVLGASYRGGVKETAFSGVFATVDALREAGADVVVHDPLYTREELAGFGWAPYSIGDAAHVVILQADHAEYRDLSARDVPGVRVVVDGRRILDRARFEGVRFLVVGQAERVG; via the coding sequence GTGCGCATCACCGTCGTCGGCCTTGGCAAGATCGGGCTACCCCTCTCTGTCCAGTTCGCGCGGAGGGGCCACCGCGTCTTTGGTGCCGATGCCAGTGCGGTCACCGTCGCCAAGGTGAATGCTGGGGAAGCGCCGTTCCCCGGCGAGGACCACCTCCCGGAGTATCTCAGGGCAGTCGTCCGGTCTGGAGATCTGCGGGCCACCACGGATACGGCCGAGGCGGTGTCGCACAGCGACGTCGTTGTTGTCGTCGTCCCCCTCTTCGTCGACGATGAGGCGAGACCCGACTTCGGCTGGTTGGACTCCGCCACCGACGACATCGCTCGAGGTTTGCGGCCGGGTACGCTCGTGAGCTACGAGACGACGCTTCCCGTGGGCACCACGCGTGACCGCTGGAAACCTCGGCTTGAAGCGGGCTCAGGGCTGGTGGAGGGAGTCGACTTCCACCTGGTGTTCTCCCCTGAGCGGGTGCTGACGGGCCGCGTCTTCGCGGACTTGCGCAAGTACCCCAAGCTCATCGGTGGGCTCTCGCCCCAGGGGGCGGCCCGGGCCGTGGAGTTCTACGAGTCCGCACTGCAGTTCGACGAGCGCCCCGACCTCGACCGCCCCAACGGCGTCTGGAACCTGGGGTCGGCTGAAGCGGCCGAGATGGCCAAGCTCGCTGAGACGACCTACCGTGACGTCAACATCGGCCTCGCGAATCAGTTCGGTGCGTTTGCGGCCCGAGTCGGCATCGATGTCTACGAGGTCATCGAGGCAAGCAACTCGCAGCCCTACAGCCACATCCACCGCCCGGGCATCGCGGTGGGCGGACACTGCATCCCGGTGTACCCCCGCCTCTATCTGTGGAATGACCCCGAAGCGACAGTCGTGCGCGCGGCCCGGGAGGCCAACGCGGCAATGCCGTCCTACACCGTCGGACTCGCGGTCGGCGCAGCTGGCGGTGACCTCACCGGCCAGCGTGTGGCCGTGCTCGGCGCCTCGTACCGTGGAGGTGTCAAGGAGACGGCGTTCTCCGGGGTGTTCGCGACCGTCGACGCCTTGCGCGAGGCCGGTGCCGACGTCGTCGTCCACGACCCCCTCTACACCCGCGAGGAGCTCGCGGGCTTCGGGTGGGCGCCCTATTCGATCGGTGACGCGGCTCACGTCGTCATCCTCCAGGCCGACCACGCCGAATACCGTGACTTGTCCGCGCGGGACGTGCCGGGTGTGCGGGTCGTCGTCGACGGACGGCGGATCCTCGACCGAGCCCGCTTCGAGGGCGTGCGGTTCCTCGTTGTGGGACAGGCCGAGAGGGTGGGCTGA
- a CDS encoding acyltransferase, giving the protein MAVRIVDSADVADSATLGDGTSVWHLAQVREHAVLGANCIVGRGAYVGTGVRLGNNCKLQNYALVYEPAVLEDGVFVGPGVVFTNDHYPRSVDPDGTLKRGDDWEAVGVICHEGSSIGARSVCVAPVTIGRWALVAAGSVVTQDVPDFALVAGVPARRVRWVGRAGVPLEPGTKADTWVCPQTGQTYLENDDTLSEAPQ; this is encoded by the coding sequence GTGGCTGTGCGAATCGTCGACTCGGCCGACGTCGCTGACAGCGCCACACTCGGCGATGGCACGTCGGTCTGGCACCTCGCGCAGGTCCGCGAGCACGCGGTTTTGGGAGCGAACTGCATCGTCGGGCGCGGGGCCTACGTGGGCACCGGGGTGCGCCTGGGGAACAACTGCAAGCTCCAGAACTACGCTCTCGTCTACGAGCCCGCGGTCCTTGAAGACGGCGTCTTCGTGGGGCCGGGCGTCGTCTTCACCAACGACCACTACCCGCGCTCAGTCGACCCAGATGGCACGCTCAAGCGCGGGGACGACTGGGAAGCCGTCGGGGTCATCTGCCACGAGGGCTCGTCCATCGGAGCCCGTTCGGTGTGCGTGGCGCCGGTGACGATCGGTCGGTGGGCTCTGGTTGCCGCAGGGTCGGTGGTCACCCAGGACGTCCCGGACTTCGCTCTTGTAGCGGGGGTTCCGGCACGGCGCGTTCGCTGGGTCGGCCGAGCCGGGGTCCCGCTCGAACCCGGCACCAAGGCAGACACGTGGGTATGCCCCCAGACCGGCCAGACCTATCTCGAGAACGACGACACCCTTTCGGAGGCCCCGCAGTGA
- a CDS encoding DegT/DnrJ/EryC1/StrS family aminotransferase — MTDFIPPAKPIIGAEERAAVDRVLRSGMLAQGPEVKAFEEEFSAHFGLGRACVAANSGTSGLHLGLLSSGVKAGDEVIVPSFTFAATCNSVALTGATPVFADIDADDFNLSPAAIEASITERTVGIMPVHLYGHPAKMDRIMVIADRHGIQVFEDAAQAHGASLNGTPVGAFGSFAMFSLYPTKNMTSGEGGMVSAATPEIERLMRLYRNQGMERQYHNEVVGFNARMTDIHAAIGREQLKKVGGWTAQRQANAAFLSANLTGVTTPPVAEGAVHVYHQYTVRVPEDRDGFAAALREEYNVGSGMFYPVPNHQLAPFRVDVDLPETARAAAECLSLPVHPSLSQGDLERIVTAVNALAAAGA, encoded by the coding sequence GTGACTGACTTCATTCCTCCCGCCAAGCCGATCATCGGCGCCGAGGAGCGGGCCGCTGTCGACCGAGTCCTGCGCAGTGGGATGTTGGCCCAAGGGCCAGAGGTCAAGGCGTTCGAGGAGGAGTTCTCGGCGCACTTCGGATTGGGTCGGGCGTGTGTCGCGGCGAACTCCGGCACATCCGGTTTACACCTCGGACTGCTCTCGAGCGGGGTCAAGGCCGGCGATGAAGTCATCGTCCCGTCGTTCACCTTCGCGGCCACGTGCAATTCGGTCGCGCTCACCGGCGCCACCCCGGTGTTCGCCGACATCGACGCAGACGACTTCAACCTCTCGCCCGCGGCGATCGAGGCGAGCATCACCGAGCGGACCGTCGGCATCATGCCGGTGCACCTCTACGGGCACCCGGCCAAGATGGACCGGATTATGGTGATTGCTGACCGGCACGGCATCCAGGTGTTCGAGGACGCCGCGCAGGCCCACGGTGCGTCGCTGAACGGCACCCCCGTCGGTGCTTTCGGGTCCTTCGCAATGTTCTCGCTCTACCCGACCAAGAACATGACCTCCGGTGAGGGCGGCATGGTCTCCGCGGCCACCCCCGAGATCGAGCGACTGATGCGGCTCTACCGCAACCAGGGCATGGAGCGGCAGTACCACAACGAAGTGGTGGGCTTCAACGCCCGGATGACCGACATCCACGCCGCCATCGGCCGGGAGCAGTTGAAGAAGGTCGGAGGATGGACGGCGCAGCGCCAAGCCAACGCTGCGTTCCTGTCAGCGAACCTCACCGGCGTGACGACCCCGCCGGTTGCCGAGGGAGCCGTCCACGTCTACCACCAGTACACGGTGCGCGTTCCGGAGGACCGCGACGGCTTCGCCGCGGCTCTGCGCGAGGAGTACAACGTCGGCTCGGGCATGTTCTACCCCGTGCCCAACCACCAGCTGGCGCCCTTCCGCGTCGACGTCGACCTGCCCGAGACGGCCCGCGCGGCCGCGGAGTGCCTGTCGCTGCCGGTGCACCCCTCGCTCTCGCAGGGCGACCTCGAACGGATCGTCACGGCGGTCAATGCCCTCGCCGCGGCGGGTGCCTGA
- a CDS encoding Gfo/Idh/MocA family protein codes for MANLRAGLIGLGMMGRHHARVLGSLPGVDLVAVADPGGDVHGASGGRPVEADIEALIAHGLDYCMVAVPTAYHEQVGLALAEAGVHAMIEKPLAQDTRSATAVALAFSARGLVGAVGHIERYNPALQQARSRIEAGELGHIYQVVTRRQGPFPARIADVGVVKDLGTHDIDLTAWVTQQEYASVAARTTHRSGREHEDMVAVVGQLAGGTITSHLVNWLSPFKERVTVVTGSKGSFVADTLSADLTFHANGEIEQAWDAISKFRGVSEGDVVRYAIPKPEPLRVEHEQFRDAVLGKDADIVTMEQGLRTVLVAEAVLESARSGATVVVPA; via the coding sequence ATGGCGAACCTGCGCGCTGGCCTCATCGGCCTGGGCATGATGGGCCGCCACCACGCCCGGGTGCTCGGCAGCCTGCCCGGGGTGGACCTCGTGGCCGTGGCCGACCCGGGCGGTGACGTGCACGGCGCCTCCGGTGGGCGGCCGGTGGAGGCCGACATCGAGGCGCTCATCGCGCACGGCCTCGACTACTGCATGGTCGCGGTGCCGACGGCCTACCACGAGCAGGTGGGGCTGGCCCTGGCCGAGGCCGGCGTGCACGCGATGATCGAGAAGCCGCTCGCCCAGGACACCCGCTCGGCGACGGCAGTGGCCTTGGCGTTCTCCGCCCGGGGGCTCGTCGGCGCCGTCGGGCACATCGAGCGCTACAACCCGGCTCTGCAGCAGGCTCGTTCACGCATCGAGGCGGGCGAGCTCGGTCACATCTACCAGGTCGTGACGCGGCGCCAGGGGCCCTTCCCCGCGCGGATCGCCGACGTCGGCGTCGTCAAGGACCTCGGCACGCACGACATCGACCTCACGGCCTGGGTGACCCAGCAGGAGTACGCCTCGGTCGCCGCCCGCACCACTCACCGCTCGGGTCGTGAGCACGAGGACATGGTCGCCGTCGTGGGCCAGCTCGCCGGCGGCACGATCACGAGCCACCTCGTCAACTGGCTCTCGCCGTTCAAGGAGCGGGTGACGGTGGTCACCGGCAGCAAGGGCTCGTTCGTGGCCGACACGCTGAGCGCCGACCTCACCTTCCACGCCAACGGCGAGATCGAGCAGGCCTGGGACGCCATCTCCAAGTTCCGGGGCGTGTCCGAGGGCGACGTCGTGCGTTACGCCATCCCGAAGCCCGAGCCGCTGCGGGTCGAGCACGAGCAGTTCCGCGATGCCGTGCTCGGCAAGGACGCCGACATCGTCACCATGGAGCAGGGGCTGCGCACGGTGCTCGTCGCCGAGGCGGTGCTCGAGTCGGCCCGATCGGGCGCCACGGTGGTCGTGCCGGCCTGA
- a CDS encoding glycosyltransferase — protein sequence MTVNRPRVVIASRLFPPEPGAAAYRLGALARTLVSRGASVRVLSTRPPGGLRPQDAPGVRVSRWPVRRDAGGNVRGYLSFASFDGPLAARLLLTRGVDLVVVEPPPTTGAVVRVVTALRRRRYVYYAGDVSSAAAQGIGLRGPLLSVLRRLEAWAMSGAVCVLTVSDSVAEAIADLTGDRVRVVVVGTGVDTGVFRPQPDAPATAAPTFVYAGTMSEVHGAAVFVEAFGLVHAEHPQARLVMFGQGTDLALMRRRADELALGAVEFPGVVPGAVVAAAFSGAVAGLASLRPGAGYDIAFPTKMFAATACGAPVVYAGGGPGRTMVEEHGLGWGCDWEPQAVAEGMRSALAAPPTPQRRAGLAAWTEENASQRSVAGRAADAVLEAADQHLYNRGS from the coding sequence ATGACGGTGAACCGCCCACGCGTCGTCATCGCCTCGCGGCTCTTCCCGCCGGAGCCCGGCGCTGCCGCCTACCGCCTTGGGGCCCTGGCCCGCACGCTCGTCTCCCGAGGTGCTTCGGTGCGCGTGCTGTCGACCCGCCCCCCTGGTGGCCTACGGCCCCAGGACGCCCCCGGCGTGCGCGTGTCGCGCTGGCCGGTGCGCCGTGACGCCGGAGGCAACGTCCGCGGGTACCTGTCGTTCGCGAGCTTCGACGGGCCGCTCGCGGCGCGCCTGCTGCTGACCCGCGGCGTGGACCTCGTCGTCGTCGAGCCGCCGCCGACGACGGGTGCCGTCGTGCGCGTGGTCACCGCGCTGCGCCGCCGACGCTACGTCTACTACGCGGGCGACGTGTCGTCGGCAGCAGCCCAGGGCATCGGCCTGCGGGGGCCCCTGCTGTCGGTGCTGCGCCGGCTCGAGGCGTGGGCCATGAGCGGCGCCGTGTGCGTGCTCACCGTCAGCGACTCGGTCGCCGAGGCCATCGCCGACCTCACCGGGGACCGTGTGCGGGTCGTCGTCGTCGGCACGGGCGTCGACACCGGCGTGTTCCGGCCGCAGCCCGACGCGCCGGCCACGGCCGCACCGACGTTCGTCTACGCCGGCACGATGAGCGAGGTGCACGGCGCGGCGGTCTTCGTCGAGGCGTTCGGGCTGGTTCACGCCGAGCACCCGCAGGCCAGGCTCGTCATGTTCGGCCAGGGCACCGACCTGGCGCTGATGCGCCGCCGCGCCGACGAGCTGGCCCTGGGGGCCGTCGAGTTCCCGGGCGTCGTCCCCGGCGCGGTCGTCGCCGCGGCGTTCTCGGGCGCGGTGGCCGGGCTCGCGTCGCTGCGCCCCGGGGCGGGCTACGACATCGCGTTCCCCACGAAGATGTTCGCCGCGACCGCCTGCGGCGCCCCCGTGGTCTACGCCGGTGGTGGCCCCGGGCGCACCATGGTCGAGGAGCACGGGCTGGGGTGGGGCTGCGACTGGGAGCCCCAGGCGGTCGCCGAGGGGATGCGCAGCGCGCTCGCCGCTCCCCCGACGCCCCAGCGTCGCGCCGGCCTCGCCGCGTGGACCGAGGAGAACGCGAGCCAGCGGTCGGTGGCCGGCCGTGCGGCCGACGCCGTGCTCGAGGCGGCCGACCAGCACCTCTACAATCGCGGCTCGTGA
- a CDS encoding lipopolysaccharide biosynthesis protein — protein sequence MTTTGAADWRPWGPRPVIAPGTRSSLARGSALSVAGLVAQGALRFLTAWLVGTIAGREWVGQVATAISIATFLSLLWPTSAGAAMSRFVARALGAGDVDGARSLARFVTATAVVAAGVGAAVAVPAWRVIGDGTLAEGLIVALLVVALGGYGLVRGSLFALGRVERAAASDVLTSVVGLGGLAALLAAGARGVTLTVPLVVANLLYVGLNWPAGTRHAAAQGPPRREVTTFIALTTVGTLASTGFLQLSQVVVRTTGDAHEAGGYAAALTLATPASLLVTALSLVLLPTLAEALGRGDRPAFLSQTDAAMRGIATVMVGALGTLAVLARVLVAVVWGRDYTEVADLLPVLSLAILVTTLGVASVSALNIESQRGVVTTTVASVSGMLVGILVWVVAAPEGGTVAVAAGYLAGVTVLAGIPVVVVMRRHGQRWSRLLLTVAGAVLVAGAAVLVERRSGWGPWLDVALAAAFAAGWFAVQRRDVRRVAGAFRGTA from the coding sequence ATGACGACCACGGGGGCTGCCGACTGGCGCCCGTGGGGCCCGCGGCCGGTCATCGCCCCGGGGACCCGCAGCTCGCTCGCCCGCGGCAGCGCGCTCTCGGTGGCCGGGCTCGTGGCTCAGGGGGCCCTGCGGTTCCTCACGGCCTGGCTGGTCGGCACGATCGCCGGACGGGAGTGGGTCGGCCAGGTGGCCACTGCGATCTCCATCGCGACGTTCCTGTCGCTGCTGTGGCCGACGTCGGCGGGGGCGGCGATGTCGCGGTTCGTCGCCCGCGCCCTGGGCGCCGGTGACGTCGACGGCGCCCGGTCGCTCGCGCGATTCGTGACTGCGACGGCGGTCGTGGCCGCCGGCGTCGGGGCCGCGGTGGCCGTGCCGGCGTGGCGCGTCATCGGGGACGGCACGCTCGCCGAGGGCCTGATCGTCGCGCTGCTCGTGGTGGCGCTCGGGGGCTACGGCCTTGTGCGCGGCTCGCTGTTCGCCCTGGGGCGCGTGGAGCGGGCCGCGGCCTCCGACGTGCTCACCAGCGTCGTGGGCCTCGGCGGGCTGGCCGCCCTGCTCGCGGCCGGCGCGAGGGGCGTGACCCTCACGGTGCCGCTCGTCGTGGCCAACCTGCTCTACGTCGGGCTCAACTGGCCGGCCGGCACGCGGCACGCTGCCGCCCAGGGGCCCCCACGCCGGGAGGTGACGACGTTCATCGCCCTCACCACCGTGGGCACCCTGGCCAGCACCGGCTTCCTCCAGCTCTCCCAGGTCGTGGTGCGCACCACCGGCGACGCCCACGAGGCGGGGGGCTACGCCGCGGCCCTGACGCTGGCGACGCCGGCCTCGCTGCTCGTCACCGCCCTGTCGCTCGTCCTCTTGCCGACCCTGGCCGAGGCGCTGGGCCGCGGCGACCGGCCGGCCTTTCTCTCCCAGACGGATGCCGCCATGCGCGGCATCGCCACCGTCATGGTGGGGGCGCTGGGCACCCTGGCCGTGCTCGCCCGCGTGCTCGTGGCCGTCGTGTGGGGCCGGGACTACACCGAGGTGGCCGACCTGCTGCCGGTGCTCAGCCTCGCCATCCTCGTCACCACGCTGGGGGTTGCGAGCGTCAGCGCGCTCAACATCGAGTCCCAGCGCGGCGTCGTCACGACCACGGTTGCGAGCGTGTCGGGCATGCTCGTCGGCATCCTCGTCTGGGTCGTCGCCGCACCGGAAGGGGGGACTGTGGCCGTGGCAGCGGGGTACCTGGCGGGTGTCACGGTGCTGGCCGGCATCCCCGTCGTCGTCGTCATGCGCCGCCACGGTCAGCGGTGGAGCCGGCTACTGCTCACCGTGGCCGGTGCCGTGCTCGTCGCCGGGGCGGCCGTGCTCGTCGAACGGCGCAGCGGGTGGGGGCCCTGGCTGGACGTCGCCCTCGCCGCGGCCTTCGCCGCCGGCTGGTTCGCCGTGCAACGGCGCGACGTGCGCCGGGTGGCCGGCGCGTTCAGGGGCACGGCATGA
- a CDS encoding glycosyltransferase family protein: protein MARVLVLTVAHPPEDARIQHREIGALVGHGHEVTYVAPFSAFGATPPPDLRTIDVPRSQGRPVVRARAVRAAARVLAHEASRHDVVLVHDPELLPALAVARLRGGRPGPVLVWDVHEDVPAQMYMLDLPRPVQRVGAGAIGAAERVAEHGIRLLLAEYDYQGRFRHEHPVVPNTVLVPDEAPGPAEEQPRVVYLGALTRARGSDELVAVAERLPGVTFDVLGNASPSVHDDLGRAAQRLDNLRYHGFVPNTEALHRLRGALAGLAMLHPHRNYAQSRPTKVMEYMAHGVPTVTTPNEASAQMVLEADAGAVIGFGDVEGAVAAIQGWDADRTEQHRLALNAYATAREQYSWQRDGARFAEVIGQWAAARSSRRR, encoded by the coding sequence ATGGCGCGCGTCCTCGTCCTGACCGTCGCGCACCCTCCGGAGGACGCGCGGATCCAGCACCGTGAGATCGGCGCCCTCGTCGGGCACGGCCACGAGGTCACCTACGTCGCGCCCTTCTCGGCCTTCGGTGCCACTCCCCCGCCCGACCTGCGCACCATCGACGTCCCCCGCTCGCAGGGCAGGCCCGTGGTGCGCGCGCGAGCCGTGCGGGCCGCCGCCAGGGTTCTGGCGCATGAGGCGTCACGGCACGACGTGGTGCTCGTGCACGACCCCGAGCTGCTGCCGGCGCTCGCCGTGGCGCGGCTGCGTGGTGGCCGGCCGGGCCCGGTGCTCGTGTGGGACGTCCATGAGGACGTGCCGGCCCAGATGTACATGCTCGACCTGCCCCGCCCGGTGCAGCGCGTGGGTGCCGGGGCGATCGGCGCGGCCGAGCGAGTGGCCGAGCACGGCATCCGCCTGCTCCTCGCCGAGTACGACTACCAGGGCCGGTTCCGGCACGAGCACCCCGTCGTACCGAACACCGTGCTCGTCCCCGACGAGGCGCCGGGGCCGGCGGAGGAGCAGCCCAGGGTGGTCTACCTCGGGGCGCTCACGCGGGCGCGCGGCTCCGACGAGCTCGTCGCCGTGGCCGAGCGGCTCCCGGGCGTGACCTTCGACGTGCTCGGCAACGCCTCGCCGTCGGTGCACGACGACCTCGGGCGCGCGGCGCAGCGCCTCGACAACCTGCGCTACCACGGCTTCGTGCCCAACACCGAGGCACTGCACCGCCTGCGCGGTGCCCTCGCCGGGCTGGCGATGCTGCACCCCCACCGCAACTACGCGCAGTCCCGGCCGACCAAGGTCATGGAGTACATGGCGCACGGCGTGCCGACGGTCACGACACCGAACGAGGCGTCTGCGCAGATGGTGCTGGAGGCGGATGCCGGCGCCGTCATCGGGTTCGGTGACGTCGAGGGTGCCGTCGCGGCCATCCAGGGCTGGGACGCCGACCGCACGGAGCAGCACCGGCTCGCGCTGAACGCTTACGCGACGGCGCGGGAGCAGTACTCCTGGCAGCGCGACGGCGCCCGGTTCGCCGAGGTCATCGGGCAGTGGGCTGCCGCGCGCTCGTCGCGGCGCCGATGA
- a CDS encoding nucleotide sugar dehydrogenase, with protein sequence MSRAAVVIGQGYVGLPLAQAAALAGWTVHGLDVTESLVAALNGGRSHVDDLSDADIAEMLGAGYRATTDQRVIADADVVVICVPTPLSEDGGPDLGAVLAATRSCAEHLTADTVVILESTTYPGTTDHQVLPLLEAAGHVLDTDFHLAFSPERVNPGFPEYGIRNTPKLVGGVTAASTEAACAFYADFVDEVVPLLGAREAETAKLLENTYRHVNIALVNEMARFCHDLGIDIWEVIRGAGTKPFGFQTFRPGPGVGGHCIPIDPNYLSHEVRRQLGYPFRFVELAQEINSGMPAYVVSRVADLLNDTGLATRGATVLLLGVTYKPDIADQRESPAVPVAERLVEKGADVRFHDAFVETWHLRDRELTRVPDLAAAVAEADVVVLLQDHRSYDADALARDAVVFFDTRGATTSPAAHRL encoded by the coding sequence ATGTCCCGCGCCGCCGTCGTCATCGGGCAGGGCTACGTCGGCCTCCCCCTCGCGCAGGCGGCGGCGCTCGCCGGCTGGACCGTGCACGGGCTCGACGTCACCGAGAGCCTCGTGGCCGCGCTCAACGGCGGGCGCTCCCACGTCGACGACCTCTCAGACGCCGACATCGCCGAGATGCTGGGCGCGGGGTACCGCGCCACGACCGACCAGCGGGTCATCGCGGACGCCGACGTCGTCGTCATCTGCGTGCCCACCCCCCTGTCGGAGGACGGCGGCCCGGACCTCGGGGCGGTGCTCGCAGCCACCCGGTCGTGCGCCGAGCACCTGACCGCCGACACGGTCGTCATCCTCGAGTCGACGACCTACCCGGGCACGACCGACCACCAGGTGCTGCCCCTGCTCGAGGCGGCCGGGCACGTGCTCGACACCGACTTCCACCTCGCCTTCTCCCCCGAGCGGGTCAACCCCGGGTTCCCGGAGTACGGCATCCGCAACACCCCCAAGCTCGTCGGCGGGGTGACGGCCGCCAGCACCGAGGCCGCCTGCGCGTTCTACGCGGACTTCGTCGACGAGGTGGTGCCGCTGTTGGGCGCGAGGGAGGCCGAGACCGCGAAGCTGCTCGAGAACACCTACCGCCACGTGAACATCGCGCTGGTCAACGAGATGGCGCGGTTCTGCCACGACCTCGGCATCGACATCTGGGAGGTCATCCGCGGGGCGGGCACCAAGCCGTTCGGCTTCCAGACCTTCCGTCCCGGCCCTGGCGTCGGGGGGCACTGCATCCCCATCGACCCCAACTACCTCAGCCACGAGGTGCGGCGGCAGCTGGGCTATCCCTTCCGCTTCGTCGAGCTGGCCCAGGAGATCAACAGCGGGATGCCGGCGTACGTCGTCTCCCGCGTCGCGGACCTCCTCAACGACACCGGCCTGGCCACCCGCGGGGCTACGGTGCTGCTGCTCGGGGTGACGTACAAGCCCGACATCGCCGACCAGCGCGAGAGCCCGGCCGTCCCCGTTGCCGAGCGCCTTGTCGAGAAGGGCGCCGACGTGCGCTTCCACGACGCATTCGTCGAGACCTGGCACCTGCGCGACCGCGAGCTCACCCGGGTGCCCGACCTCGCCGCCGCCGTCGCCGAGGCCGACGTCGTCGTGCTGCTGCAGGACCACCGCAGTTATGACGCCGACGCGCTGGCCCGCGACGCGGTGGTGTTCTTCGACACCCGCGGGGCGACGACGTCGCCCGCGGCGCACCGCCTGTGA
- a CDS encoding acyl-CoA dehydrogenase family protein: protein MSGNPDFDTYRLSEDHEAIREAVRAVAADKIAPWAAAVDEEARYPQEAHDALVASDFFAPHVPEQYGGVGADALATCIVIEEVARADASASLIPAVNKLGSMPVILGGTEELKTRYLTPLAAGETTFSYGLSEREAGSDTASMKCRAVRDGDDWVLNGQKAWITNAGVSRYYTVLAVTDPDGPRGNNVTAFVVEKDDPGFSFGEKERKLGIKGSPTRELIFERTRIPGDRVVGEVGAGLKLALATLDHTRVTIGAQAVGIAQGAIDHALSYVKERRQFGTAIAEFQGVQFMLADMAMELEAARQLVYVAAAKSERGDPDLPFFGAAAKCYASDVAMKVTTDAVQLLGGAGYTRDFPLERMMRDAKITQIYEGTNQVQRIVMARQLLKG from the coding sequence ATGAGCGGGAACCCTGACTTTGACACCTACCGCCTCTCCGAGGACCACGAGGCGATCCGCGAGGCCGTGCGCGCGGTGGCTGCGGACAAGATCGCACCGTGGGCCGCCGCGGTCGACGAGGAGGCGCGCTACCCGCAGGAGGCGCACGACGCGCTCGTGGCCAGCGACTTCTTCGCACCCCACGTTCCCGAGCAGTACGGCGGGGTGGGTGCCGACGCGCTGGCGACGTGCATCGTCATCGAGGAGGTCGCGCGGGCCGACGCCTCGGCCTCGCTGATCCCGGCGGTCAACAAGCTCGGCTCGATGCCGGTGATCCTGGGCGGTACCGAGGAGCTCAAGACCCGTTACCTCACCCCGCTGGCCGCCGGGGAGACGACGTTCTCCTACGGGCTGAGCGAGCGCGAGGCGGGCTCGGACACGGCATCCATGAAGTGCCGTGCCGTGCGCGACGGCGACGACTGGGTGCTCAACGGCCAGAAGGCGTGGATCACCAATGCCGGTGTCTCGCGGTACTACACCGTTCTCGCGGTCACCGACCCGGATGGCCCGCGAGGCAACAACGTCACGGCGTTCGTCGTCGAGAAGGACGACCCCGGGTTCAGCTTCGGCGAGAAGGAGCGCAAGCTCGGCATCAAGGGGTCGCCCACGAGGGAGCTGATCTTCGAGCGCACCAGGATCCCCGGAGACCGGGTCGTCGGCGAGGTCGGCGCCGGGCTGAAACTGGCGCTCGCGACGCTCGACCACACCCGGGTCACCATCGGGGCGCAGGCCGTCGGCATCGCGCAGGGTGCGATCGACCACGCGCTGTCGTACGTCAAGGAGCGGCGCCAGTTCGGCACGGCAATCGCCGAATTCCAGGGCGTGCAGTTCATGCTCGCCGACATGGCGATGGAGCTCGAGGCGGCGCGGCAGCTGGTCTACGTCGCGGCCGCGAAGTCCGAGCGCGGCGACCCCGACCTGCCGTTCTTCGGTGCGGCCGCCAAGTGCTACGCGTCCGACGTCGCGATGAAGGTGACCACGGATGCCGTGCAGCTGCTCGGCGGGGCCGGCTACACCCGCGACTTCCCGCTCGAGCGGATGATGCGCGACGCCAAGATCACCCAGATCTACGAGGGCACCAACCAGGTGCAGCGCATCGTCATGGCCCGCCAGCTCCTGAAGGGATGA